A genomic segment from Agrobacterium vitis encodes:
- a CDS encoding O-antigen ligase family protein, with amino-acid sequence MRIAKSHLIDPERNGLYAVTAIALSYFVFAYSARFGQISILAYYGVWLPLIAVNYRRVLGNYGLYLPIFAFSILTILSIFWSAAPPVTVRASLQYFSHIVCALIAMRVVGIRSFLRGSMIGTGIVLVYSLLFGSYFLDPLDGSFSFVGAFSSKNQLGFYASLGVYFSFAAIIILKERSIWVLPPAGLALLSAYCLFASESATSVITVMAVVGASLVLRAVILLSPRHRIVLVVAGVVLGGLGAAAFVYAGGVDLILGAFGKDSTLTGRTYLWQQGIAAAWANPIFGVGYQAYWVQGFSEAERLWDEFYIPTRAGFHFHNTFIETAVETGIIGLVLLVGMLVFALIGNLKRLLVNARDPEAGVLFGLAMLLVERAFVEIDIIFAYQIGSFLLYFMLGKLVQRRAVPVTRSSVVRYYGDGTSSARNL; translated from the coding sequence ATGCGGATCGCCAAATCGCATTTGATCGACCCTGAACGCAATGGTCTCTATGCCGTCACGGCGATTGCGCTTTCCTACTTCGTTTTTGCCTATTCTGCCCGTTTCGGGCAAATTTCCATTCTGGCTTATTACGGAGTCTGGCTGCCGCTGATTGCTGTGAATTACCGGCGCGTGCTGGGTAATTATGGTCTGTACCTTCCGATCTTTGCGTTCAGCATTCTGACCATCCTGTCGATCTTCTGGTCGGCGGCGCCACCGGTGACGGTCAGGGCCTCGCTGCAATATTTCTCGCATATCGTCTGTGCGTTGATTGCCATGCGTGTGGTGGGCATAAGGTCCTTTTTGAGGGGATCAATGATCGGCACCGGTATCGTGCTGGTCTATTCGCTGCTGTTCGGTTCCTATTTTCTGGATCCCCTGGACGGTTCCTTCAGCTTTGTGGGTGCCTTCTCGTCAAAGAACCAGCTGGGCTTTTATGCCTCGCTCGGCGTGTATTTTTCGTTCGCCGCGATCATTATCCTGAAAGAACGCAGCATATGGGTGCTGCCGCCCGCTGGGCTGGCTTTGCTATCGGCCTATTGTCTGTTTGCATCGGAGTCGGCCACATCGGTCATTACCGTCATGGCGGTGGTCGGGGCGTCTCTAGTGTTGAGAGCGGTCATTCTCCTGTCGCCGCGCCATCGTATTGTGCTGGTTGTGGCTGGCGTCGTGCTTGGCGGGCTGGGGGCGGCGGCGTTCGTCTATGCTGGTGGCGTCGATTTGATCCTGGGAGCATTCGGAAAGGATTCGACCCTGACCGGGCGAACCTATCTTTGGCAGCAGGGCATAGCGGCAGCCTGGGCGAATCCGATTTTTGGCGTCGGTTACCAGGCCTATTGGGTCCAGGGCTTTTCCGAGGCGGAGCGGCTATGGGATGAGTTTTATATTCCGACCCGGGCCGGGTTTCATTTCCACAATACGTTCATCGAAACCGCTGTTGAGACCGGGATTATCGGCCTCGTTCTGCTGGTTGGAATGTTGGTCTTCGCATTGATCGGCAATCTCAAACGTCTGCTCGTTAATGCCCGAGATCCAGAGGCCGGTGTGCTGTTCGGTCTCGCCATGCTGCTGGTCGAGCGGGCTTTCGTGGAAATCGATATTATCTTCGCTTATCAGATCGGCTCCTTCCTGCTTTATTTCATGCTGGGCAAGCTTGTTCAGCGCCGCGCCGTCCCGGTGACACGCTCAAGTGTCGTGCGCTATTATGGTGATGGGACATCGAGCGCGCGCAACCTTTAA
- a CDS encoding polysaccharide biosynthesis/export family protein, producing MKAYGFAGGFRSSKRITTLNVAALTLCLSLAVPGLTLADDYRLGVMDKVRVRVAEWQTAEGAVRDWAAVSGDYSVGAAGQVSLPFIGELPASGKTTAEVADEIGKKMQQLFGLSDRPSASVEISEYRPVYMAGAIQSPGEYPYAPGMTVLKALSVAGGLKRADAGQRFARDFLQAQGDGAVLVSQRNRLLVRRVRVLAEMNEKETIEIPEELKSIPDINQLVESEAALMNSQTAKLKVQLSSLADLKTLLAAEIEALGKKSETQTRQLTMVQEDRDKVNSLSEQGLALSSRRLAVEQQVSDLQSALLDIDTNTLKAKQDLNKAQQDETTTRNDWDAQLAQELQDTEAELDQIALKLSTSRGLMAESLLQSSESASAKNADGEANVAYSIVREKDGKPTEIAVDENTSVAPGDVIKVTVKLSQPAMR from the coding sequence ATGAAGGCTTACGGATTTGCTGGAGGATTTCGGTCATCCAAGCGCATTACGACCTTGAACGTTGCAGCACTCACGCTTTGCCTGTCCTTGGCTGTGCCGGGATTGACATTGGCAGATGACTACCGTTTGGGCGTAATGGACAAGGTCCGCGTTCGGGTGGCGGAATGGCAGACGGCCGAGGGTGCCGTACGGGACTGGGCCGCCGTCAGTGGCGACTATTCCGTCGGTGCTGCGGGTCAGGTGTCTCTGCCGTTCATCGGCGAATTGCCGGCCTCCGGCAAAACCACAGCCGAGGTTGCCGACGAGATCGGCAAAAAGATGCAGCAATTGTTCGGTCTCAGTGATCGGCCGTCCGCATCGGTTGAAATTTCCGAATATCGCCCCGTCTACATGGCTGGCGCGATTCAGTCGCCGGGTGAATATCCCTATGCACCGGGTATGACGGTTTTGAAGGCCCTGAGCGTGGCGGGCGGCTTGAAGCGCGCCGATGCTGGCCAGCGTTTTGCTCGTGATTTCCTTCAGGCGCAGGGCGATGGCGCCGTTTTGGTCTCCCAACGCAACCGTTTGCTGGTTCGTCGTGTGCGCGTTCTTGCGGAAATGAATGAAAAAGAGACGATCGAAATTCCTGAGGAACTGAAATCCATTCCCGACATCAACCAGTTGGTTGAGTCGGAAGCGGCCTTGATGAATTCCCAGACCGCCAAGCTCAAGGTTCAGTTGTCGTCACTCGCCGACCTCAAGACCTTGCTTGCGGCTGAAATTGAGGCGCTCGGTAAGAAGTCCGAGACCCAGACCCGTCAGTTGACGATGGTTCAGGAAGATCGTGACAAGGTCAATAGCTTGAGTGAGCAGGGCCTGGCGCTGAGTTCGCGTCGTTTGGCGGTCGAGCAGCAGGTGTCGGATTTGCAGTCGGCGCTTCTGGATATCGATACCAATACGCTGAAGGCCAAGCAGGATCTGAACAAGGCCCAGCAGGACGAAACCACGACACGCAACGACTGGGATGCCCAGCTTGCCCAGGAATTGCAGGATACCGAGGCGGAGCTGGACCAGATTGCGTTGAAGCTTTCCACCAGCCGTGGCCTGATGGCCGAATCCCTGCTGCAATCTTCGGAAAGCGCCAGTGCCAAGAATGCTGATGGTGAAGCCAATGTCGCTTATTCCATCGTCCGCGAAAAGGATGGGAAGCCCACTGAAATCGCTGTTGACGAGAATACCTCAGTAGCGCCCGGCGATGTGATCAAGGTTACGGTAAAGCTGTCTCAGCCAGCCATGCGGTAA
- a CDS encoding DUF1488 domain-containing protein, with amino-acid sequence MALTFPNNSRSFDEKGHRIRFLGYDGMFEIRFFVELDAISKAMAKVIVGEHDFLAAFDNLRGSILDVARKAYGKKGGNNMYLLTAADFR; translated from the coding sequence ATGGCTTTAACCTTCCCCAATAATAGCCGCAGTTTCGATGAGAAGGGACACCGCATCCGGTTTCTTGGTTACGACGGCATGTTTGAAATCAGGTTTTTCGTGGAACTCGATGCGATATCCAAGGCGATGGCCAAGGTTATCGTCGGGGAACACGACTTCCTCGCCGCATTTGACAATCTGCGCGGATCTATTCTGGATGTTGCAAGAAAAGCCTATGGGAAAAAAGGCGGCAACAACATGTATCTTTTGACCGCGGCGGATTTCCGTTGA